From a single Rodentibacter sp. JRC1 genomic region:
- a CDS encoding DUF5389 family protein, translating to MPHLSKSTSMPTKFSKFTWAIAAFCVPVLLWPLALLISTAFSKSTALSEGQINLFSTLCWIYPFILAIIARILYKLHRRAPTLAATLLGISAVIFYGALIYICMASAA from the coding sequence ATGCCCCATTTATCCAAATCAACCTCTATGCCGACAAAATTCAGCAAATTTACTTGGGCGATTGCCGCTTTCTGCGTACCGGTTTTGCTTTGGCCTTTAGCATTGCTCATTTCTACCGCTTTTTCCAAAAGTACCGCATTGAGCGAAGGGCAAATTAACCTCTTTTCTACATTATGTTGGATTTATCCTTTTATCCTCGCCATCATTGCCCGAATACTTTATAAACTGCACCGCCGCGCACCTACTCTTGCGGCAACATTACTCGGTATAAGTGCGGTCATTTTTTATGGTGCTTTAATTTATATTTGCATGGCAAGTGCCGCATAA
- a CDS encoding Tex family protein yields the protein MLNQQISQIIASELNVASHQIFAAIQLVDDGNTIPFIARYRKEVTGGLDDSQLRHFETRLSYLRELEDRRQSILKSIDEQGKLTEELRLQIEAVQTKTELEDLYLPFKPKRRTKGQIAIEAGLEPLADTLWNDPKNDPETTALSFIDTEKGIADTKAALDGARYILMERFAEDAQLLAKVRQYLQQNAQIEARLIEGKEQEGAKFQDYFDHKELLKNVPSHRALAMFRGRNEGILQLTLNADPDAEESVRRSYCEEIIREHLGIHFSGQPADKWREQVISWTWKIKVSLHLETELMGALREKSEEEAIDVFARNLTALLMAAPAGSKTTIGLDPGLRTGVKVAVVDNTGKLLDTATIYPHTGRESEAQMVLFGLVRKHNVELIAIGNGTASRETERFAKEVMKEIKENKPQIVVVSEAGASVYSASEFAANEFPNLDVSLRGAVSIARRLQDPLAELVKIEPKAIGVGQYQHDVNQSQLARKLDAVVEDCVNAVGVDLNTASVPLLARVAGMTKTLAQNIVDYRDENGRFDSREQLKKVPRLGPKAFEQCAGFMRIAEGKNPLDASGVHPETYPLVEKILQATQKSIQELMGSNTTRQLDAKQFTDERFGLPTVQDIFKELEKPGRDPRGEFKTATFADGVEEITDLKAGMILEGTITNVTNFGAFVDIGVHQDGLVHISSLSDKFVEDPHQIVKTGDIVKVKVLEVDVPRKRIALTMRLDESAVKNDAKSDRTLSAKTRINTSAQNRGLRGNNAMGNAFADALKNWKK from the coding sequence ATGTTAAATCAACAAATCAGCCAAATTATCGCCTCAGAACTTAACGTTGCTTCTCACCAAATTTTCGCAGCCATTCAGCTTGTAGATGATGGCAACACCATTCCTTTTATCGCACGTTATCGTAAAGAAGTAACCGGTGGATTAGACGACTCTCAATTACGCCATTTTGAAACCCGTCTCAGCTATTTACGTGAGCTTGAAGATCGTCGCCAAAGCATTTTAAAATCCATTGATGAACAAGGAAAACTCACGGAGGAATTACGGTTACAAATTGAAGCCGTACAAACTAAAACGGAATTAGAAGATTTATATTTACCCTTCAAACCTAAACGCCGCACCAAAGGGCAGATTGCAATTGAAGCCGGTTTAGAACCATTGGCGGATACATTATGGAATGACCCCAAAAATGATCCGGAAACGACCGCACTTTCTTTTATCGATACAGAAAAAGGCATAGCGGATACCAAAGCGGCATTAGATGGCGCCCGTTACATTCTAATGGAGCGTTTCGCCGAAGATGCGCAATTATTGGCAAAAGTACGTCAATATTTACAGCAAAATGCACAAATTGAAGCAAGATTGATCGAAGGCAAAGAACAAGAAGGCGCAAAATTCCAAGATTATTTTGATCACAAAGAACTGCTGAAAAATGTGCCGTCACATCGTGCCTTGGCGATGTTTCGTGGGCGTAATGAAGGCATTTTGCAACTAACCTTGAACGCAGATCCTGATGCAGAAGAAAGCGTGCGCCGAAGTTATTGCGAAGAAATCATTCGTGAGCATTTGGGTATTCATTTCAGCGGACAACCTGCAGATAAATGGCGCGAACAGGTTATTTCGTGGACGTGGAAAATCAAAGTATCTCTTCACCTTGAAACCGAGCTGATGGGTGCATTACGTGAAAAATCGGAAGAAGAAGCCATTGATGTTTTTGCCCGAAATCTGACCGCACTTTTAATGGCTGCACCGGCAGGCTCGAAAACTACAATAGGACTTGACCCCGGTTTGCGCACAGGGGTGAAAGTCGCCGTTGTGGATAACACGGGGAAATTATTAGATACCGCCACGATTTACCCTCACACAGGTCGTGAATCTGAAGCGCAAATGGTATTATTCGGTTTAGTTCGCAAACATAATGTGGAATTAATCGCTATCGGTAACGGCACAGCCTCTCGTGAAACCGAACGTTTTGCTAAAGAAGTGATGAAAGAAATCAAAGAGAATAAACCGCAAATCGTTGTGGTTTCGGAAGCCGGTGCTTCGGTTTATTCCGCTTCTGAATTTGCCGCCAATGAATTCCCTAATTTGGACGTTTCCTTACGAGGTGCGGTATCCATTGCCCGCCGCTTGCAAGATCCCCTCGCAGAATTAGTCAAAATTGAACCAAAAGCAATCGGCGTAGGACAATATCAGCACGATGTCAATCAATCCCAACTGGCACGTAAATTAGATGCCGTGGTGGAGGATTGTGTAAATGCCGTTGGCGTAGATTTAAATACGGCTTCCGTACCGTTGCTTGCACGCGTGGCGGGAATGACTAAAACGTTAGCGCAAAATATTGTGGATTATCGAGATGAGAACGGTCGTTTTGACAGCCGAGAACAATTGAAAAAAGTACCTCGTCTAGGACCAAAAGCCTTTGAACAATGTGCAGGGTTTATGCGTATTGCAGAAGGAAAAAATCCACTGGATGCTTCCGGCGTTCACCCGGAAACCTATCCATTGGTGGAAAAAATTCTGCAAGCTACCCAAAAATCCATTCAAGAACTGATGGGAAGCAATACCACACGCCAACTGGATGCCAAACAATTCACCGATGAGCGTTTCGGCCTACCCACCGTACAAGATATTTTCAAAGAATTGGAAAAACCGGGACGTGATCCACGCGGTGAATTTAAAACTGCAACCTTTGCCGATGGCGTGGAAGAGATTACCGATTTGAAAGCCGGTATGATTCTGGAGGGGACGATCACCAATGTTACCAATTTCGGCGCATTTGTGGACATCGGCGTACATCAAGACGGGTTAGTACATATTTCATCGTTGAGCGATAAATTTGTGGAAGATCCACACCAAATCGTGAAAACGGGCGATATTGTGAAAGTAAAAGTATTAGAAGTCGATGTACCGCGTAAACGTATCGCTCTCACAATGCGTTTAGATGAAAGTGCGGTAAAAAATGATGCTAAATCCGACCGCACTTTATCCGCAAAAACCCGTATTAATACATCAGCGCAAAATCGTGGTCTAAGGGGAAATAATGCAATGGGCAATGCTTTTGCCGATGCGTTGAAAAATTGGAAGAAATAA
- the greB gene encoding transcription elongation factor GreB, translating to MAKSNYITRQGWNALDQELKFLWKEERPKVTQAVSDAAALGDRSENAEYIYGKRRLREIDRRVRFLTKRLEVLQIVDYSPKQEGKVFFGAWVELEDEDGEVKQYRLVGCDEFDPAKNWISIDSPVARALIGKGVDDEVSVETPSGRVMLYVNRIWYEKD from the coding sequence ATGGCAAAATCAAATTACATTACACGCCAAGGCTGGAATGCTTTAGATCAAGAACTGAAATTTTTATGGAAAGAAGAACGCCCGAAAGTAACGCAAGCGGTTTCGGATGCCGCCGCTTTGGGGGATCGCAGTGAAAATGCCGAATACATTTACGGCAAACGCCGTTTACGTGAAATTGACCGCCGTGTGCGCTTTCTTACCAAACGTTTAGAAGTCTTACAAATTGTGGATTACAGCCCGAAGCAAGAAGGGAAAGTGTTTTTTGGCGCATGGGTGGAATTGGAAGATGAAGACGGTGAAGTGAAACAATACCGTTTGGTCGGCTGTGATGAATTTGACCCCGCCAAAAATTGGATTTCCATTGATTCTCCGGTCGCCCGTGCTTTGATAGGAAAGGGCGTTGATGACGAAGTCAGTGTTGAAACGCCTTCCGGACGTGTTATGCTTTATGTGAATCGAATTTGGTATGAAAAAGACTAA